The genomic window AACGGCGCCTGTTGACCCGTTTGCTGAAACAGCGGACGGTACTCCTGCCGAGCCTGTCAAAAAGCCGAAGGCCGCAAGAACGGCAAGCTCGGCCAAGCCCGCTTCGGCCGACGCGTCGAAGCCGGGTCGCACACGCACTGCTGTAAAAGCGGCAGCGGCTAAAGATATTGGGGAGCCAAAGAGCGTTCGCAAGAAGGCTCGTAAAACAATTGCACTTGAGATCGATCCTTTTGCAGATGTTGCGGACACAGCACCGCCGATGCCGAAAAAGGCTGTGAAAAAGTCCCCTGCAAAGCGTACGGTAAAAACAAAAAAGGCGGCTGTTGCGGTGATCGAGCCGCCGGTGTTGCCGGAGCCGGAAGTCGAACTTTCGCCCGTGTTTCTCGCCCTTCGCGATGTTACGCTGCCCGAATTGGAACGCGAAAATCGTGCACAGCTGCTTGTTCAATCGCCGACGCGCATTTATTTCTACTGGTCTGTTCGGGCAAATCCCTGGCAGCAGCTCAAAGGTATTTTCGGTAATGATCTCGGCAGCTACACTCTTGTGGTAAAGCTCACCGACCTGACCGACGGCTCCGAGCAGATCGACCGCTGCGATGCCGAGGGCAATTGGTGGTTCACTACCGAACCTGATCACGAATACCGGGCCGAGATCGGCTTCTACGCCGTCAACAGGCCCTATTTCCGCATCATTTACTCGAATCAGGTACGCACGCCGCGCCGCAGCCCGAGTACGCACCCTTCGACCGAATCACGCTGGACCATCTCGGCGACAAAATTTGCCGAAGTGCTTGATGCATCAGGCTTTTCGCGCGACGCGTACGATGTCGCGATGGCAGGCGATGACGTGGCGGCGGCTGAGAATACGACACACACGGCATTTCGGCAGTTCATCGGAAACTCAGCGGCCGACCTCAGCAAGATATCGGCGGATGATATTCGCTATGTAATGCTGGCACTCGCATCCGGCGTTGCAGTTCACGAGCTTAACGGCCGCATCAGCCCGGCACTGTTCGCGATGCTGCAGGCCAGTGCTAAGAATGTCGGAAAGTCCTCGGCACGCGCTGCGCTGAAAGAACACTTCGAGATCGACGGCAGCGAGTGGCACGAAGAAGAAGCGGTGCCGGTCGTATTCGGCTCAAGCCTCGTCAATTTCCCGAAGACGTTAAAGCCGCGAAAGGCCGCATTGTCGTCGCCGCGATACAATCCTGTCAGCTCGCACAGCCTGCGGCAGTAGTTATTGGCGGCCGCCGATGTTAACATCAACTCACCATAATTTTACCGCCGTCAATGGCAGCTATTCGCGCGGCTGTAGATAACATCACGTATGCCAGCAGGATATTTCAGCCTGATACTACACGCCCATCTGCCGTTCGTCAGGCATCCTGAATATCCCGAATTCCTTGAAGAAGATTGGCTCTACGAGGCGATCACAGAAGTTTATCTGCCGCTCGTTTTCATATTTCGATCGCTGCACGAAGCCGGCGCGATGCCGCGCCTTGCAATGAACCTCTCGCCGCCGCTTTGCGAGATGCTCGCCGACGAACTTCTCCAGACGCGATACACGCAACACCTCTCGAACTTGCTTGAACTTGCGGAAAAAGAAGAGCTTCGCACGCAAACCGAAGACACCGAGTTCAATGATGCGGCGAAAATGTACGTCGAGAACCTACGCGTGTCATACGACCTTTGGGACAACCGCTATGGACGCGACCTGCTCAACGCCTTTCGCGAGCTGAACGACGAAGGTGTCATCGAGATCATAACGTGCTGCGCAACACACGGCTTTTTGCCGCTAGTTTCGACACAAGAGGCACGCCGCGCACAGATCGAGGTCGCGGCGGCAAATTATAAGAAGCACTTTGGCCGCAGCCCGCGCGGCATCTGGCTTGCCGAATGTGCGTACGAGCCGGGTGTTGAGGTGCTGCTGAAAGAGGCCGGCATCGAATACTTTATTGCCGACACGCATGCGATCCTTTACGGCGAGCCGAGGCCGCGTTACGGCGTTCATGCCCCCGTCGTAACACCGAACGGCGTCGCTGTTTTTGCACGTGATGTCGAAACGAGCCAGCAGGTATGGTCGGCCGAAAGCGGCTATCCGGGCAATGATGTTTATCGCGAATTTTATCGAGATATCGGCTGGGACGCGCCTCTGGATATGCTGAAGCCGCATCTGCACGCGGACGGAGCACGTCGGCATTTGGGGCTCAAATATCACCGGATCACAGGCCGCAACGTCCCGCAGAATAACAAGCAGGCATACATTCCCGCGTTGGCTCGGCAGCAAGCCGCAGATGATGCCGGACACTTTCTGAACGAGCGTATCAAACAGGCCCGGATGCTCCGCGACACGTTCGACGGACGCCCGCCGCTCGTCGTTTCGCCGTACGATGCCGAATTGTACGGCCATTGGTGGTATGAAGGCCCGCAGTTCCTCGATTTCTTTTTCCGAAAGGCACATTTCGATCAGAACACCATCGAGTGCATCACGCCGGGCGATATGCTCGACAGCGGCGTGCCTATTCAAGAACAGATGCCGGCAGCATCAAGCTGGGGCGAGAACGGCTACTACAAGGTGTGGCTCAACGAAGGCAATTCTTGGATGTACCCATATCAGCATGATGCTGAAAAGAAGATGACCGAATTCGCGAACGCCGCCGAAGATAACGAAATGAACTCGCGCCTGCTCAGCCAAATGGCTCGCGAACTTCTGCTCGCCGAGTCGTCGGATTGGGCGTTCCAGATCTATCAGGGCACGACCGTCGAGTACTCGAGCCGGCGCTTCCGCTCGCATATTCAGCGGTTCGATATGCTTGCAAAAATGTACACGTCGGGCGAGATCGATGAACTGCTGCTTGCCGAGATCGAGTCGCGCGACAATATCTTTGCCGAGGTGGATTGGCGGCATTACCGCACGAAAGATGATTGAATGAGGCTCTTTATCTAACTCATTCGCTGAGGAAATGCTGTGTTTTACAGGATATTTGCCCCGATCCGCAGCACCTAACCGCGCAGACGGTTTTTGTTAGCAACATCTGTCCATTAAAATAGAACATTGAGTATGACGCCATGCGCGGGCGCTCATGCCATCGGAGAAACTATGACAAAAAGTGGCGTTGAAGTTGCGCCGGCAGAGGGAAGGCTCGGTATCCTGCTCGTCGGACTTGGTGCCGTAAGCACGACCTTGATCGCGGGTGTCGAATCTGTCCGCCGCGGCATTTCGCAGCCAGTCGGCAGCCTTACACAGATGGGTACGATCCGGCTCGGTAAGCGAACTGATGAACGTGTGCCGAAGATCAAGGATTTCGTGCCGCTTGCCTCGCTCGACGACATCGTCTTCGGCGCGTGGGACATCTTTGCCGAAAATGCCTTCGATGCGGCAATGAATGCCGGTGTTCTCGAAAAGAGCCTTCTCGAACAGCTCGCCGAACCGCTGTCGTCATTAAAACCGATGAGTGCGGTTTTTGAGCAGTCGTATGTTAAACGTCTTCACGGCGATAACATCAAGCAAGGTAAGACCAAAATGGAGCTTGCCGAGCAGCTCATCGAAGACATTGCGGAGTTCAAACGCTCGAAAGGCTGCAGCCGGCTCGTAATGGTGTGGGCCGCTTCGACCGAGATATTCCTTCAGGCGTCCGACGTGCACGGTTCGCTCGCATCTTTTGAAAAAGGCCTTTACGACAACGATCCGCAGATATCGCCGTCGATGATCTACGCCTACGCGGCAATTAAGAGCGGCGTGCCTTTTGCAAACGGTGCACCGAACCTAACCGCCGACATCCCGGCGTTGATCGAGCTGGCCGAACGTGAGAAGGTGCCCGTCTGCGGCAAGGACTTCAAGACCGGCCAGACCTTGATGAAAACCATCGTCGCGCCGGGCCTAAAGGCTCGAATGCTGGGCCTCGACGGATGGTACTCGACCAATATCCTCGGCAATCGGGACGGCGAAGTGCTCGACGACCCCGAGAATTTCAAAACCAAAGAGGAGTCGAAACTCTCGGTACTCGAACACATCCTTCAGCCGCAGGTCTATCCTGAGCTTTACAAGGATTTCTCTCACGTCGTGCGGATCAACTATTATCCGCCGCGCGGCGATAACAAAGAAGGCTGGGACAATATCGACATTGTTGGCTGGCTCGGCTACAAGATGCAGATAAAGATCGACTTCCTCTGTCGCGACTCGATACTCGCAGCACCGCTAGCTCTCGACCTTGCTCTCTTTATGGATCTTGCTCAGCGTGCCGGTATGAAGGGCGTCCAGGAATGGCTTTCGTTCTACTTTAAAGCCCCGCAGACCGCACCCGGGCTTTATCCCGAGCATGATCTGTTCATCCAGCTTCAAAAGCTTAAAAATACTCTGCGGCACATGATGGGCGAAGACCTGATCACGCACCTCGGCCGCGAGTACTATGATGAATAGCGTCGGAACGAGGCGATCTCTATTGCTTTTTTCTCGGCAAATATGTTAAACAGTAAGTTGTCGAAGGCCTTCATACCTTTGGCGTTCCGATGGGCGTGTTGCTCCCGCGACATGTACCCGGCCAACTCATCAACTTTTGAAATCATCAATACTGGCGACAGACGGCCGTCTTCTTTACGGCAAGTCTGGTGTTCTGACCACGTCCCTTTACAGGGCGTGTCCTTGGGAGAAGTGAAATGAAGCAGGAATCGGCAAAGAAAAAAGAGAACGGCGAGACAGGGATCTTACTCGACCCTGACCGAAAAAGCCCTCGTGCGGCTGAGTTCGAAGATAAGCTCAGCGCTCAGATCGTCGGCCAGGAGCGCGCCGTCCGGCGTATGAGCGGCCTGTTCCAGATCTATCTTGCGGGAATGAATAACCCGACACGGCCGATCGGAACGATGCTCTTCCTCGGGCCGACCGGCTCGGGCAAGACGCGTGTTGTCGAGGCTGCTGCGGAAGTGCTATTTAACGACCCTTATGCGGTCGTAAAGATCGACTGTGCCGAATTCCAGCATTCGCATGAGATCGCCAAACTCATCGGCTCGCCTCCGGGATATCTCGGCCACCGCGAGACCTCGCCGATGCTTACGCAGGAGAACCTCGACAAGGCCCACACTGAAGATACGAAACTCACGTTCGTGCTTTTTGACGAGATCGAAAAGGCCTCAGACTCGCTTTGGCAGCTCCTGCTCGGCATTCTCGACAAAGCAACCCTTACACTCGGCGATAATCGGCGTGTCGATTTCTCAAGAACCATCGTCATCATGACATCGAACCTGGGCGCCCGCGAAATGTCTGAGATGATCTCCGGCGGCATCGGCTTTGCACCGACCAAAGCCGATAAAGCAAAGGAAGACAACGAGATCGACAGCAAGATCTATCGTACGGCTCTCGAAGCGGCCAAGCGGAAATTCTCGCCCGAGTTCATGAACCGCATCGATAAGGTGGTTGTTTTCCGCAGCCTCAAGGAACATCATCTTCGCCAGATCCTCGACATCGAGCTTAAGGCCGTGCAGTCGCGCATCACTGAATCGGCGGGGACGAAATTCATCTTTGAATGTACCGAGAAGGCAAAGGATTTCCTGCTCGGCGAAGGCATCGACCTTAAATATGGTGCACGCCATTTGAAGCGTGCGATCGAGCGATTTCTTGTCTATCCGCTCTCAAATCTTGTAGCGACCGAGCAACTCCGTACAGGCGACTTCGTCATCGTTGATTTTGACGAAAGCCGCGAAGGCCTGATCTTCAGAAAGCAGGAAGGTAAGATGATAATTGCCGACCCCGCAGAAGAGTGGGTCGAGCAAACGCCGCTTGAGAGCGCCGATGCCGCAGGCATGCCGCTGCCGCAGGCACAGCCGGCAACAGCACTTTCACGCTCGCAAGGCGAGAATAACGAGAGCTGATATTCCGCCCGCCTGTCATCACCATCGAGGCCGCTGCTAACAGCGGCCTTTTTTCTTGCATTACATATACGGATAACGTAATATGTGCAGCATGGCCACAAAAACCGATGAGCAAGAACTGACCGACGTCTTTCTCGCACTTGCAGACCACACCCGCCTGCAGATCGTCAGGCTGATCGGCAATTCCGAGGTTTCGGTAAGCAGGTTGTGCGAAGCTTTGGACGAAAGCCAGCCCAAGATCTCACGACACTTGGCAATGCTGCGCTCATTTGGCCTTGTAAATACAAGGCGGGACGGCAGGTCGATACACTACAGTTTGGTATCGCCCGTAAACCCGGCCGCGAAGGCGATCCTCGAAATCGCAGCGAACGGAACCTCGGCCGCCTCCGACACGGACGATGCAGTTACTCTAAAACAACATACATACGCCGAGACAGATATATCAACTCCTGCATTGAACGATATCGAGATATTCCTGCTTTGACCGAATGGCTGCTCACATTGCGGTGCTTTGGCCCGCTCAATGCGTGCAGCGTTCCATGATCCTAACTTGTGAGGCCGCTCAAGGATCGAGGCGATAAAGTGCCAGAAATTCCTTATTCCCTTCGGCCCCCAAGATCGGCGAATCGATCAGCCCGGCGCGGAACAGCCCGAGGCGAGCGGCGAAATCGTTCACCTCTGCGACAACACGCTCGTGCTTCTCTGCCTCACGGACGATGCCGCCCTTGCCTACCTCGCCGCGGCCGACCTCGAACTGCGGCTTGATCAGAACGATCAACAGACCTTCCGGCTTCAGCAATTCCATAACGGCGGTAAGCAGCATCTTGACCGAGATAAAGGAGACGTCCATTACCGCGATATCGAACCGCCGGATAAAGTCCTCGGGCTTGAGTTCGCGAGCATTCGTATTTTCGCGTACCTCGACGCGCGGATCGCTGCGAAGCCGCCAAATAAGCTGGTTCGTACCGCTGTCGATGGCAGTGACCGAAGCGCCACCGTGCTGCAAAAGGCAATCGGTAAAACCGCCTGTCGATGAGCCTATGTCGATGCAGTGAAGCCCTGCCGGATCGATACGGAACTGCTCCAGCGCGGCTTCGAGTTTCAAACCTGCGCGGCTCGCGTATTTTGATTCGCGTGAGACGCCTTTGATCCGTATCGCCGCATCAGGGGCGAAACTCTCTGACGGTTTCTCGACACGGCGTTCATTGACCAGCACCACGCCTGCCATGACCATCGCCTGTGCCTTTGTTCGCGAATCCGCCATTCCGGCAGATACAAGTAGTTTATCGATGCGTTCCTTTTTCACGATGCGCTATACAGAATGTTATGTTATTAAGTTCGGGGCCGTTAATGGAAAAGATCGAATTACCTGCATCCGTCCGCATGGCCGCGTTCACGCGATACGCTTGGGCGACACTATTTTATAACGTCATCGTTATTCTTTGGGGCGTATTTCTTCGCGCGTCGAAATCAGGCGACGGCTGCGGCCGGCATTGGCTTACCTGCCAAGGCGAGGTGATACCTTCGGCACCCGAATTAAAGGCCCTTATAGAATATTCGCATCGTATAACCAGTTTCTTCTCGCTTGTGTCGGTCGTGGTGCTGGTAATTTGGGCATTTCGCAGATTCGGTAAAGGCGACCGCGTACGAAGATCGGCGGTCGGTGCTCTTATCTTTGTCGTAACTGAAGCGCTTGTGGGTGCGGGCCTTGTTCTGACCGGCAACACGGCGGAGACCCTAACGAACGCAAGGCCATTCTGGATGGCAGGCCATTTGCTGAACACATTCATTCTGCTTGGCTTTCTGACGTCAACTGCGTGGTTCGCAAAAAACGGCCGCACTGTGAACCTCCTGCGCCCCGGCAAATACGCGGCAATGCTCGCCGCCATTGCTCTCGGCATAACGGTCATCGGAATGGCTGGGTCGCTCACGGCACTTTCCGAAATGTTATTCCCTGCCGAAAGCCTTTTGCACGGCATTGATCAGGATCTTTCATCCGCATCGCACATTCTTGTCCGCTTGCGGCTGCTGCATCCGATATTGTCGGTCGTGATCAGCGTATTTGTGATCTTTGCCGCCGGTTGGCTTGCCCGCGAGAGCGGGCGCGACCGCAGCACCGTTCGCTGGTCGAACGCGATCACGGGCCTGCTTATCTTTCAGATCTTCTTTGGTGGGGCGACACTGCTCACGCTCGCACCCATAGTTATGCAGGTCGGTCATCTGCTGATCGCTGACCTTATTTGGGTCTCGTGTGTATTGCTGGCACTAAGTTTTTATGCGGCGCCGGCAACAGAAGCGGGCGGCGGGTAGAAATCATCGCTTCAATTACGTTATTATTTGCAACAACAAGCGGCGCCGAACCGTTATTCTTTGCGGGATCAGCCGACCATCGATGCAGCGACGTATCCTTATTGTTGACGACCATAACGGCCTTGCCGGATCGCTCGGTGAGGCGTTCGGGCAGATGGGGCATTTTGTCCGCACGATCCATTCGCGTTCGGAGGCTGCGGCTGTCGATGACATCGAGAGTTTCGACCTTCTGATCAGCAACCTTGACGTCGCCAACGAACAACCAACGCAGTCAGTTTGCACATCGCCGTCATCGTGTCCTGCTTGCTCCACACTGATCGGCGATCGCGAACAGGCGACGATATTTAAGCTTTGTGCCACGAACTTTCGACGTGCGGAGTTTGACGAAGACGAGGTCTGCAAACTCGTCGCGACCGTTCTGGAGCACAAACTGAGGTCGTCGGGCACTTGTTCAACACCTAATTCGGTCCGCGAATATATCGAATTCGAGCTGCCTTCCGTTATCGGGCTGATGCACACCGTGCTCGAATATCTGATGCGGCGAGTAGAAACGCGGGGGCTTACAAATCCCGAGCGTTCGAACCTTTTTGTTGCGCTCGACGAGGCGTTCGTGAACGCCGTAAAGCACGGCAATAAGTACGACCCGACCAAGCTCGTTCGTCTAGCAGCCTCGATCTCAAGCACCGAGGCACGGTTTGTGGTCGAGGATCAGGGCGAGGGTTTCAACGTAAAGGCCATCGCCGACCCGCTCGACCCCGAAAATCTTTTCAAAACTTCGGGACGCGGCGTTCTCTTTATCCACAACATCATGGACGAAGTTACCTACAATGAACGAGGCAATCGCCTCACGATGGTGAAACGCGGCGACACCGTAACGCTCGAGAAAGCATAGATGAAAGTTACGATCGGCCAGATCAACACGACCAACGGCGACATCGCAGGCAACGTCAAAAAGATCATTGATGCGATCGAACGTGCAAAGGCCGACAGATCTGACCTTGTCGTCTTTCCTGAGATATCCACTCACGGCTACACTTCGCAGGATTGGTTCGAGGATCCCGATATCATCAATAACGCAGCTCACGCCTTGGATGAGATCATTCCGGCGACAAAAGGAATCGCTGCGATAGTCGGCACCATTCGAATGAATGACAGCGCTGACGGCCGCCGTATATTCAATTCCGCGGCTGTAATAGCGGACGGCAAATTGCTCGGTATGGCAGATAAGACACTGCTGCCCGAGTACGACGTTTTTGATGATCCGCGATGGTTCGAGCCGAACCACGCACCGCACCGCCTTTTTGACATTGCGGGTATCAGAACAGGCGTCGTTGTCTGTGAGGACCTTTGGAACGACAAGACCTTTTGGGATGACCGCCTCTACAGTAGCGACCCTGCCGATGAGGCCATAGCCCTCGGAGCCGAACTTCTGGTCTCCATAAATGCGTCGCCGTACAACAAGGGCAAAATACGGCTTCGATGCGAAATGGTCGCCCATCGTGCACGCACACAGGCCATACCGATCGTTTTTGTCAATCTCATCGGCGGCAACGACGGGATCATCTTTGACGGAGCGAGCCTCATTGCCGATGAAGAAGGCGACATTATCCTGCAGGCGGCGGCTTTTGAGGAATTTGTCGAAAGCGTCGAACTTGACGTACGCAAGCCGGATACACGCGGCATCACGGGCGGCGAGACAGCCTCCGTTACAGATGCGCTCGTGCTCGGCATACGCGATTACGCACACAAGAACGGCTTTAAGAAGGCCGTACTCGGACTGAGCGGCGGAATGGACTCCGCTCTTGTTGCAGCCCTTGCGGCACAGGCACTCGGGCCGGAGAACGTACTCTGCGTAATGATGCCTTCGCCCTTCTCATCGGAAGGCAGCGTGCGTGACAGCGAGGAACTAATCCGCAATCTCGGCTGCGACAGCCGCATCGAACCGATCTCCGATGCATTTGAAGTGCTTATCAAACAGCTTGGCCTCAGCAAACCTTCACGCGGCGGCGAAAGCCTTGCGGCCGAGAACCTGCAATCGCGGCTCCGCGGCGTGATCCTGATGGCGATATCGAATTCCGAAGGCCGCCTGCTGCTGGCGACCGGCAATAAGAGCGAACTTGCGGTCGGCTACTGCACGCTCTACGGCGACACGAACGGCGGAATTGCGGTGCTCGGCGACGTGCTTAAAACAGAAGTATGGGCGATCGCGCGTGACATCAACCGACGGGCCGGACGCGAGGTCATTCCAGGCAAGATCATTGAGAAGCGTCCGTCGGCCGAACTGGCGCCGAACCAGTTCGATCAGGACAGCCTGCCGCCCTACGAACTGATGGATCCGATCCTACAGATGTATTTTGAACAAAAGGCGGCACCCGAGGCTATCATTGCCGCCGGGCATGATAAGGAGCTTGTCTATTCGATACTGAATAGAGTTGAGCATCCGGCGAACGAATTCAAACGGCGGCAATTACCGCCGCCGCTCATCGTCTCAAAGAATGCGATAGGCGTCGGCCGCCGGCGTCCCGTAACGCACAAATACCGCCGCTAGACGGCCTATTTGGTGTAATATCCGATCCGCGAACGCGAACGCAGCCCCGGCCGCGACGGCAGCGTAACTTCCAGTTTCACATATTGGCCCGGCGGAAGATCTATCTCGGAATAGTATTGGATGAGGTACTGCGAACGCACCTCATTTGCAAGCTGACGAAATATCCGGTCAAGTGCGGCAGTGTTCGCACGGTCGTTATTCTCGTTGGCGTAATTATCCTTTGTATCTATAGGCTGAAATTTCGGCAGGAACGCCGTACCGCCGGTTTCGTCGGCGAAGGCCTGCATATTCTCTTGCCCGAAGGTACTTATCTTATTGAGCTGAAATGAGCTTCCCGCAGGATTTATCGAGTAAAAGACGGTGTCGCCGTTCTGCAGGATCTGCAGAACACGCTGCCGCTCCTTGCGGCTTGCGGCATCACGGGTTGCGACCGTCAGCTTGTAGAGCTCTTTCGAGTCTATGGTATTGATCTTTCTGCCGATCTCGGCATAGCCCTTCTGAAGTGCCTTTGCGATGTTATCGCTGTTGGTATCTTCACCGTCCGATATGGTTACAATGACGCGCCGAGTGCCGTCCGGCGCGTTCTGCTTGAGGTATTCTGCCGCCGCCCGCACCGTATCGTAGAACGCCGTATATTCCTTCGTCGCCTGTATCGAACGAAGTGCCGCCGCCGCATTCTCAGCCGTATCGAGCGGATGGACGAGCCGAGGTGAGGCCCCGATGCTGAATATGCACGCCCTATCCTCGGGCCGCATCACATCCTTTAGGAACTTGGCGGCGGTCTCGGCCTGAAATTTGAACATCGGGCTGGTCGTCGCCGAAATATCGAACAATAAAGCGATGTCGAGCGGCACTTTGTCCGCCGACCCGACCGAGTCGATCACCTGCGGCTTGCCGTTCTCGATCACACGAAAATCCGCGGCCGTCAATCCGCTTACCGCAACGCCCTGCTGATCGGTAACCGCGACAGGTATCATCACAAGCTGCGAATCGACCTTTATGATCTCATCATCCGGCGTCGGCGTTTGCTTTGGTGCGGTTTGTGCGAAAATGGCGGCAGCACAGGCAATGCTAAGGACAAGCAGATGCGCGGCTCGCACGATCGGTCGGCTGTTCATAATATCGGCAAAGAAAAAGGCGTTGCTGCCTGAGTGTGTCGATCTCAGCAAAAGCAACGCCTTGTCACAGGATGGTTATTCTTCGTTGGGATTGCTGTCCGGAGCCTTTATCTCAACGTTGGTGTTGATGCCGCGGCTCACAAGCAATTTTACTTCGACGCGGCGATTCTGGGCACGGCCTTCCCTTGTGGAATTATCGGCGACTGCCTGCAGTTCGCCAAAACCATATGATGTACCGATGCGGCGAAGCGGAA from Chloracidobacterium sp. includes these protein-coding regions:
- a CDS encoding VWA domain-containing protein — its product is MNSRPIVRAAHLLVLSIACAAAIFAQTAPKQTPTPDDEIIKVDSQLVMIPVAVTDQQGVAVSGLTAADFRVIENGKPQVIDSVGSADKVPLDIALLFDISATTSPMFKFQAETAAKFLKDVMRPEDRACIFSIGASPRLVHPLDTAENAAAALRSIQATKEYTAFYDTVRAAAEYLKQNAPDGTRRVIVTISDGEDTNSDNIAKALQKGYAEIGRKINTIDSKELYKLTVATRDAASRKERQRVLQILQNGDTVFYSINPAGSSFQLNKISTFGQENMQAFADETGGTAFLPKFQPIDTKDNYANENNDRANTAALDRIFRQLANEVRSQYLIQYYSEIDLPPGQYVKLEVTLPSRPGLRSRSRIGYYTK